A stretch of Corynebacterium timonense DNA encodes these proteins:
- a CDS encoding choice-of-anchor M domain-containing protein — protein MGTSRTARRATAVVTALFLLSPVTAVAGPDDGKAIATKKHIDAPKTFWEGDSFSLKTNLGHGNNVPLEDTVVWVGKGWGRGASTYQFTVPDDPAMAFLGEEGTVVYAAPQNPYGTRDPVWLGYGADSELPIDSFLDSKASLDLISVNGPGRVDKFVWHEGPYGFRHLLSSANGPRSVYLTRGTHTHNYTTFTRPGRYELTYRTVARDHNGTIISSELTTLPIQVGGKQPHDTPTPSTMERYNNAPEGNLADAGYTLSVAPNETHEKDGDEHLSTLTFTAKDTSLEGTLTLFINGYFLTDLDVTKGTASWNEHLGPLDSTLQAVFTPKGTTGARWISPTLAYTKGSTNTVTSDHGNAKLAEPTNDPANTVLPTEDYTPTTLNYIATIDPLGEKRYKVAVEFEDTKIDGFLRGGLYSSPADTFVTHEFETFIKNGRAELTFEDFGYSDYEIRLELLPHPLINAGGVTAVMPERHSDGKSQRTQGALLPALTTSPPPTTSPLPRPTPEPAPGDDPEVCTPRPVIERGHVDIAATGGKTDLGIVLKDDTNTTPGVKERRLDSVVLGVHNNARKERTDAFKDPFFDIVDPKGPFYLLPATQNPDIIWPGYNTQSIDYTGIDGTVDLHINIADGPKNGHVAMFHDELGSFTPVLNTATDDTTINITYATHVHTNWIFTQPGTYTLNIWYTARTKTGKDLTSEVQQATFAIGNDAVATAKDPRNCTTPTPPPNPGDDHGTGPSTPGQSGDQSSGSSLGAGATAGIAAAAVIGAGLLALLAANIPAITGWLSNLTGR, from the coding sequence GTGGGCACTTCCCGCACCGCGCGCCGCGCCACCGCCGTCGTAACCGCGCTATTCCTCCTCTCCCCCGTCACCGCCGTCGCCGGGCCCGACGACGGTAAAGCCATCGCGACCAAGAAACACATAGATGCTCCCAAAACCTTCTGGGAAGGCGACTCCTTTTCCTTAAAAACAAACCTTGGACATGGCAACAACGTTCCCCTCGAGGACACCGTCGTATGGGTCGGCAAAGGCTGGGGACGCGGCGCAAGCACGTACCAGTTTACGGTTCCAGACGATCCCGCCATGGCATTCCTTGGAGAAGAAGGCACGGTAGTCTACGCAGCACCGCAGAATCCGTATGGCACACGTGATCCCGTGTGGCTCGGCTATGGTGCCGACTCCGAGTTGCCCATCGACTCGTTCCTCGACAGCAAAGCTTCCCTCGACCTCATCTCCGTAAACGGGCCAGGTCGAGTGGACAAGTTTGTCTGGCACGAGGGACCATATGGTTTCCGGCACTTGCTTAGCTCCGCGAACGGCCCACGTTCGGTGTATCTCACCCGGGGAACCCACACGCACAACTACACCACATTCACGCGCCCAGGACGCTACGAGCTGACCTACCGCACCGTTGCCCGCGACCACAACGGCACCATCATCAGCTCTGAACTGACCACCCTGCCCATCCAAGTCGGCGGCAAACAACCCCACGACACCCCGACCCCCTCCACAATGGAGCGCTACAACAACGCCCCCGAAGGCAACCTCGCCGACGCAGGCTACACACTCTCCGTCGCCCCCAACGAAACCCATGAGAAAGACGGCGACGAACACCTGTCTACCCTGACCTTCACCGCCAAAGACACCTCCCTCGAAGGCACCCTCACCCTCTTCATCAACGGCTACTTCCTCACCGACCTCGACGTCACCAAAGGCACCGCCAGCTGGAACGAACACCTCGGCCCCCTCGACTCCACCCTGCAAGCCGTCTTCACCCCCAAGGGCACCACCGGCGCACGCTGGATCTCCCCCACACTCGCCTACACCAAAGGCAGCACCAATACGGTCACCTCTGACCACGGCAACGCCAAACTTGCCGAACCAACCAACGACCCCGCCAACACGGTCTTGCCCACCGAGGACTACACACCCACCACCCTCAACTACATTGCAACAATTGACCCGCTCGGGGAGAAACGTTACAAAGTCGCAGTTGAGTTCGAGGACACGAAGATTGATGGGTTCCTTCGGGGTGGGCTTTATAGCAGCCCAGCCGACACATTTGTGACGCACGAGTTCGAAACATTCATCAAGAATGGCCGTGCTGAGCTTACGTTCGAAGATTTCGGGTATTCGGACTACGAGATCCGACTCGAGCTCCTGCCTCACCCGCTGATCAACGCAGGTGGAGTGACGGCAGTCATGCCGGAGCGCCATTCAGATGGTAAGTCGCAACGCACACAAGGTGCCCTACTACCGGCGCTCACCACGTCTCCTCCCCCGACGACTAGTCCACTCCCCAGGCCGACGCCGGAACCGGCGCCCGGCGATGATCCTGAGGTGTGCACCCCGCGGCCCGTTATCGAACGCGGCCACGTGGACATCGCAGCCACCGGCGGAAAAACCGACCTCGGCATCGTCCTCAAAGACGACACCAACACCACCCCCGGCGTCAAAGAACGCCGCCTCGACAGCGTCGTCCTCGGCGTCCACAACAACGCCCGCAAAGAACGCACGGACGCATTCAAGGACCCATTCTTCGATATCGTCGACCCCAAAGGCCCCTTCTACCTCCTGCCCGCAACACAAAACCCCGACATCATCTGGCCCGGCTACAACACCCAAAGCATCGACTACACAGGCATCGACGGCACCGTCGACCTCCACATCAACATCGCAGACGGACCCAAAAACGGCCACGTCGCCATGTTCCACGACGAGCTCGGCTCATTCACCCCCGTACTCAACACCGCAACCGACGACACCACCATCAACATCACCTACGCCACCCACGTCCACACCAACTGGATATTCACCCAACCCGGCACCTACACCCTCAACATCTGGTACACCGCCCGCACAAAAACCGGCAAAGACCTCACGTCCGAAGTACAACAAGCAACCTTCGCCATCGGCAACGACGCCGTCGCCACCGCAAAAGACCCCCGCAACTGCACCACCCCCACACCACCGCCCAACCCCGGCGACGACCACGGGACCGGCCCAAGCACCCCAGGACAATCCGGCGACCAATCCAGCGGCTCCTCGCTCGGCGCTGGTGCGACCGCCGGAATCGCGGCGGCGGCCGTCATTGGCGCCGGCCTGCTGGCTCTTCTCGCCGCCAACATCCCGGCCATCACCGGCTGGCTGAGCAACCTGACCGGGCGTTAA
- a CDS encoding choice-of-anchor M domain-containing protein, which yields MGTSRTARRATAVVTALFLLTPVTAVAGPDDGKAIATRTHVDAPKTFWTGDAFTLKTSYGENTVKNVDETAIWTGKGWGLNSNSQYQFTVPDDPQFRFLGQPGDVLYAAPNITHGNNDPVWLGFGASDLPTEKFRDNTVSLDLVSVDGPGRVEKFIWRRDNAPVERLLSSSDGPRSYFLTSGDHTHNFTTFSRPGRYELTYRTVARDHNGTIISSELTTLPIQVGGKQPHDTPTPSTKERYNNAPEGNLADAGYTLSVAPNETHEKDGDEHLSTLTFTAKDTSLEGTLTLFINGYFLTDLDVTKGTASWNEHLGPLDSTLQAVFTPKGTTGARWISPPLPYATGATNTVTSDHGNAKLTEPTNDPANTVLPTKDYTPTTLNYTATIEPAGKGKGKVTVEFEDKRIRGFLRGGLYDKKDDEFASVAFEGTVENGRAEYVFETYDDFNGATARLEVVPHPTVAASTGVLTMPAPYSVSTTLTAEGALGAAGSQPKPTPSPDPEVCTPRPVIERGHVDIAATGGKTDLGIVLKDDTNTTPGVKERRLDSVVLGVHNNARKERKGAFSDPFFDVVGPKDSPFYLLPATQNPDIIWPGYNTQNIDYEGIDGTVDLHIDIADGPKNGHLVMFQDEFGGYTPYSTPKTATPPSTSAAPPTSTPTGSSPNPAPTPSTSGTPPAQKTAKTSRPKYKRQPSPSATTPSPPQKTPATAPPPRHSPPPHHSPTPTTTTELTQAPQGNPATSPAAPRSTRTP from the coding sequence GTGGGCACTTCCCGCACCGCACGCCGCGCCACCGCCGTCGTAACCGCGCTATTCCTCCTCACTCCCGTCACCGCCGTCGCCGGGCCTGACGACGGCAAAGCCATCGCGACACGCACCCACGTCGACGCCCCGAAGACGTTCTGGACAGGCGACGCGTTCACGCTGAAGACGTCTTACGGCGAAAACACCGTCAAAAACGTCGACGAAACCGCGATCTGGACAGGAAAAGGTTGGGGGCTCAACAGCAACAGCCAGTACCAATTCACGGTTCCCGACGACCCCCAGTTCCGCTTCCTGGGACAGCCGGGCGACGTCCTCTACGCCGCGCCCAACATCACGCATGGCAACAATGACCCCGTGTGGCTCGGCTTCGGCGCAAGCGATCTGCCGACCGAGAAGTTCCGTGACAACACCGTCTCGCTCGACCTCGTCTCCGTCGACGGCCCCGGCCGGGTGGAAAAGTTCATTTGGCGACGAGACAACGCGCCCGTCGAACGCCTGCTCAGTTCCTCCGATGGCCCGCGCTCCTACTTCCTTACCTCCGGTGACCACACGCACAACTTCACCACGTTCTCGCGTCCCGGCCGCTACGAGCTGACCTACCGCACCGTTGCCCGCGACCACAACGGCACCATCATCAGCTCTGAACTGACCACCCTGCCCATCCAAGTCGGCGGCAAACAACCCCACGACACCCCGACCCCCTCCACGAAGGAGCGCTACAACAACGCCCCCGAAGGCAACCTCGCCGACGCAGGCTACACACTCTCCGTCGCCCCCAACGAAACCCATGAGAAAGACGGCGACGAACACCTGTCTACCCTGACCTTCACCGCCAAAGACACCTCCCTCGAAGGCACCCTCACCCTCTTCATCAACGGCTACTTCCTCACCGACCTCGACGTCACCAAAGGCACCGCCAGCTGGAACGAACACCTCGGCCCCCTCGACTCCACCCTGCAAGCCGTCTTCACCCCCAAAGGCACCACCGGCGCACGCTGGATCTCCCCCCCACTCCCCTACGCCACAGGCGCCACCAACACGGTCACCTCTGACCACGGCAACGCCAAACTCACCGAACCGACCAACGACCCCGCCAACACGGTCTTGCCCACCAAGGACTACACACCCACCACCCTCAACTACACCGCAACGATCGAGCCGGCTGGGAAGGGCAAGGGGAAAGTCACCGTCGAGTTCGAAGACAAACGCATCCGCGGCTTCCTACGCGGCGGCCTCTACGATAAGAAGGACGACGAGTTCGCATCGGTTGCTTTCGAAGGCACTGTAGAAAACGGCCGCGCGGAGTACGTGTTCGAAACATACGACGACTTCAACGGCGCCACCGCCCGCCTGGAGGTTGTGCCTCACCCCACGGTGGCGGCCTCGACCGGGGTCCTCACTATGCCCGCCCCCTATTCTGTATCGACCACACTCACCGCCGAGGGTGCTCTCGGAGCCGCGGGCTCCCAGCCGAAGCCCACGCCCAGCCCCGATCCTGAGGTGTGCACCCCGCGGCCCGTTATCGAACGTGGCCACGTGGACATCGCAGCCACCGGCGGAAAAACCGACCTCGGCATCGTCCTCAAAGACGACACCAACACCACCCCCGGCGTCAAAGAACGCCGCCTCGACAGCGTCGTCCTCGGCGTCCACAACAACGCCCGCAAAGAACGCAAAGGTGCCTTCTCCGACCCCTTCTTCGACGTCGTCGGCCCCAAAGACTCCCCCTTCTACCTCCTGCCCGCAACACAAAACCCCGACATCATCTGGCCCGGCTACAACACCCAAAACATCGACTATGAAGGCATCGACGGCACCGTCGACCTCCACATCGACATCGCCGACGGCCCCAAAAACGGCCACCTCGTCATGTTCCAAGACGAATTCGGCGGATACACCCCCTACTCAACACCAAAAACGGCGACACCACCATCGACATCAGCCGCCCCACCCACGTCCACACCAACTGGATCTTCACCCAACCCGGCACCTACACCCTCAACGTCTGGTACACCGCCCGCACAAAAGACGGCAAAGACCTCACGTCCGAAGTACAAAAGGCAACCTTCGCCATCGGCAACGACGCCGTCGCCACCGCAAAAAACCCCAGCAACTGCACCACCCCCACGCCACAGCCCACCCCCACACCACAGCCCAACCCCGACGACGACCACGGAACTGACCCAAGCACCCCAGGGCAATCCGGCGACCAGTCCAGCGGCTCCTCGATCGACCCGTACTCCGTGA
- a CDS encoding TIGR03773 family transporter-associated surface protein, with the protein MAPTKLAPSSLLLLLLIVVGFAPPAAAQGLAFDSGHIDAFNVTADGGGLVLDLKEDVTGSHVRHAPEDVSLVVTDAAWSDATAAVDGIGQATYYLPQTQNPNIIWPGWDTQAVVAGGFSAIDLVFNEVSGPGDVFVFETAGLGGINPVTNDGSLALTSGSVITQANPAHRHVNWAFTEPGVYTMRVNASGNGVSSNTATYTWVVGDGSGAPAPAAAPAPAAGATTPATNPGTNQGGAAAPAAGQKCTPGIIPMIKDDRSVPPVWRSPSELSFGLGDAAKKNLPEPVGPVPAGEAWMIGAVQEAGVPWLGANTQHPSMLENQVGDVTWELTSFDGPGTMVVFTQGGLGQIMGEEWFRGGDGRGQGSHTIAPNTHVHPMWLFSKPGTYKVGIRQSTVKDGTTYSGTDVITFHVGQGGDANDGHFDLGGHFDLGGQFDPAGGDCAAGAASAGGTAGDASGTNGAPAAQNRPQAQGTLADTGTTPMTLPFAILGLGLLVFGIGVARFSYAMGRAHR; encoded by the coding sequence ATGGCACCGACCAAACTCGCGCCATCGTCTCTCTTGCTGCTGCTTCTGATCGTGGTGGGCTTCGCCCCGCCTGCCGCGGCGCAAGGGCTGGCGTTTGACTCCGGCCACATCGACGCGTTCAACGTCACCGCGGACGGCGGTGGTCTCGTCCTCGATCTGAAGGAGGACGTGACGGGCAGCCACGTGCGCCACGCCCCGGAGGACGTCTCACTCGTAGTCACGGACGCCGCATGGTCGGATGCCACGGCCGCCGTCGACGGGATCGGCCAGGCCACCTATTACCTGCCCCAGACCCAAAACCCGAACATCATCTGGCCGGGGTGGGATACCCAAGCCGTGGTCGCCGGCGGGTTTTCCGCCATCGACCTTGTGTTCAACGAGGTCAGCGGCCCCGGCGACGTGTTTGTCTTCGAAACCGCGGGCCTCGGCGGGATCAACCCCGTCACCAATGACGGCTCACTCGCGCTGACCAGCGGCTCCGTGATCACCCAGGCGAACCCAGCCCACCGGCACGTCAACTGGGCGTTCACAGAGCCCGGCGTGTACACCATGCGCGTCAACGCCTCCGGCAACGGGGTGTCCAGCAACACAGCGACCTACACCTGGGTCGTCGGCGACGGCAGCGGTGCCCCCGCCCCGGCGGCAGCTCCCGCCCCCGCAGCGGGCGCCACGACCCCCGCAACGAACCCCGGAACAAACCAAGGCGGCGCCGCAGCGCCCGCTGCCGGCCAGAAGTGCACTCCAGGCATCATCCCGATGATCAAGGACGATCGCAGCGTTCCCCCGGTCTGGCGCTCGCCGAGCGAGCTTTCCTTCGGGCTGGGCGATGCGGCGAAGAAGAATCTGCCCGAACCCGTCGGCCCTGTCCCGGCGGGCGAGGCATGGATGATCGGCGCCGTCCAAGAAGCCGGTGTTCCCTGGCTTGGCGCCAACACGCAGCACCCGAGCATGCTGGAGAACCAAGTCGGCGATGTCACGTGGGAGCTGACCTCCTTTGACGGGCCCGGCACCATGGTCGTGTTCACGCAGGGCGGCCTCGGCCAGATCATGGGCGAAGAATGGTTCCGCGGCGGCGACGGCCGCGGCCAGGGCTCGCACACCATCGCGCCGAACACGCACGTCCACCCGATGTGGCTGTTCAGCAAACCCGGCACCTACAAGGTCGGCATCCGCCAGTCCACGGTGAAGGACGGCACGACGTATTCGGGAACCGACGTCATCACCTTCCACGTTGGACAGGGCGGCGACGCCAACGACGGCCACTTCGACCTGGGCGGCCACTTCGACCTGGGCGGGCAGTTCGATCCGGCTGGCGGAGACTGCGCGGCGGGCGCGGCGAGCGCAGGAGGCACCGCCGGCGATGCCTCCGGTACAAACGGCGCGCCCGCCGCTCAGAACCGGCCCCAGGCGCAGGGCACTCTGGCGGACACCGGGACTACGCCTATGACACTGCCGTTCGCCATCCTCGGCCTCGGCCTGCTGGTGTTCGGTATCGGCGTTGCGCGCTTCTCCTACGCGATGGGCAGGGCACACCGGTGA
- a CDS encoding anchored repeat ABC transporter, substrate-binding protein has translation MRQRAVALAVSLLAAALGTTACSSAQASQDSAGAGPSVVATTTILADLASNVAGERASVRSLIPPGADPHSYEPGLRAVRDIANADLALMNGLLLEPAPLVATVEHSTPEGTPVVPVAENLARYGTELVTLVENVALDAVWLGLRVAGTSLSTTDHVTVTLTDARGPGDVAAYITSTFGQPEVLFNSADGLDANDEVALPEGAHTHVSWAFSAPGVYELDVAASNGESATITVAVGVDPATSSPISDPVILDSGHVDITAGGGALELVRDADFGAKESLDPARAVVAVPGTTLQPIPGDPAFRFLGRPGSETYLLPQAVLGRHVHGESDPHVWHDVSAAAAMVQVIRDELVRVDPAGAAEYRSNADAYLAELAEVDAYVRERIAAIPPQNRHLVTTHHGYAYLGRAYGVSIAGFVSPNPAVEPTPRDLIALTRTLENLKVPAVFLEPQLARQSSPLTETARDLGIAVCPIRGDTLDDEAPTYSDFMKQNADSLARCLS, from the coding sequence GTGAGGCAGCGCGCAGTAGCCCTCGCCGTTAGCCTTCTTGCCGCCGCGCTGGGCACCACAGCGTGCTCCTCGGCTCAGGCCAGCCAGGATTCGGCGGGCGCAGGACCCTCCGTCGTGGCCACGACTACGATCCTGGCGGACCTCGCATCCAACGTTGCGGGCGAACGCGCCTCGGTGCGCTCTCTCATCCCGCCGGGGGCGGACCCCCACTCCTACGAGCCGGGTCTGCGCGCGGTGCGCGACATTGCCAACGCCGACCTCGCCCTCATGAACGGCCTGCTCCTGGAGCCGGCGCCGCTTGTGGCCACGGTGGAGCACTCCACCCCAGAGGGCACGCCGGTTGTGCCAGTTGCGGAAAACCTCGCCCGGTACGGCACGGAACTTGTCACCCTCGTAGAAAACGTCGCCCTCGACGCGGTCTGGCTCGGCCTGCGGGTCGCAGGCACGAGCTTGTCGACGACCGACCACGTCACCGTGACCCTCACCGACGCGCGCGGGCCCGGCGACGTCGCGGCCTACATCACCTCGACGTTCGGCCAGCCCGAGGTACTGTTCAACAGCGCCGACGGTCTGGATGCGAACGATGAGGTCGCGCTGCCCGAAGGCGCGCACACCCACGTGTCGTGGGCGTTTAGCGCACCCGGCGTCTACGAGCTCGACGTTGCCGCGAGCAACGGCGAGTCCGCGACCATCACGGTGGCCGTCGGCGTGGACCCGGCGACGTCGAGCCCCATCTCCGACCCCGTGATCCTCGATTCCGGACACGTCGATATCACCGCGGGCGGAGGCGCCCTCGAGCTGGTCCGCGACGCCGACTTCGGCGCCAAGGAGTCGCTCGACCCGGCGCGCGCCGTCGTCGCGGTGCCGGGCACGACGCTGCAGCCGATCCCGGGTGACCCGGCGTTTCGCTTCCTGGGCCGCCCGGGGTCGGAAACGTACCTGCTGCCGCAGGCCGTGCTCGGCCGCCACGTTCACGGGGAGAGCGACCCGCACGTGTGGCACGACGTTTCGGCTGCCGCGGCGATGGTGCAGGTGATCCGCGACGAGCTGGTGCGCGTCGACCCCGCCGGGGCGGCCGAGTACCGCAGTAATGCGGACGCCTACCTGGCGGAGCTGGCGGAGGTGGACGCGTATGTGCGCGAGCGCATCGCCGCGATCCCCCCGCAGAACCGTCATTTGGTGACCACCCACCACGGCTACGCCTACCTCGGCCGCGCCTACGGGGTGTCCATCGCTGGGTTCGTCAGCCCCAACCCGGCGGTGGAGCCGACCCCGCGCGACCTCATCGCCTTGACCCGCACGTTGGAAAACCTCAAGGTTCCGGCTGTGTTTCTCGAACCTCAGCTGGCGCGACAGTCCTCTCCGTTGACGGAAACCGCGAGGGACCTTGGCATCGCAGTGTGCCCGATTCGCGGTGACACCCTCGACGACGAGGCCCCGACCTACAGCGATTTTATGAAGCAGAACGCGGACAGCCTAGCTCGCTGCTTGTCCTAG
- a CDS encoding choice-of-anchor M domain-containing protein, translated as MFLRTRAAAVTVAASLALSPAAFAAMAPVDPALKQTVTADEAVADPGTAATVEAGHVDLGPLPGANPGEFDLLARDDTAVPPIWRHTDDVVLRVGDAAAQTLPDNEQFEFIGAQPGASVWVVPQTEVPGVPWLGWNTQNPDLISAADRGVTFEFAGHQGPGRFSLFLQNGGFEPPQVLWNSDAEGAQPFFAELNTHTHANWVFTEPGIHQVALRVTVPLLDGGETSATKVITFAVGDATDVNAAQQAQWQGDFRAAAESDAGAGPGASEASNAWWLAGAGVLVLVVVAVALVAVRRKGGRR; from the coding sequence ATGTTTTTACGCACCCGCGCCGCCGCTGTAACCGTTGCGGCCTCCCTTGCCCTCTCCCCCGCCGCTTTCGCGGCGATGGCTCCGGTCGACCCCGCCCTCAAGCAAACGGTGACGGCGGACGAGGCCGTCGCAGACCCGGGGACCGCCGCGACCGTCGAGGCGGGCCACGTCGACCTCGGACCGCTGCCGGGGGCGAACCCGGGTGAGTTCGATCTGCTCGCGCGCGACGACACGGCCGTTCCCCCGATCTGGCGCCACACCGACGACGTGGTTCTGCGTGTCGGCGACGCCGCAGCCCAGACCCTTCCCGACAACGAGCAGTTCGAGTTCATCGGCGCGCAGCCCGGCGCGTCGGTGTGGGTCGTGCCGCAGACGGAGGTGCCGGGCGTCCCGTGGCTGGGGTGGAATACGCAAAACCCCGACCTCATCAGCGCTGCCGACCGGGGGGTGACCTTCGAGTTCGCCGGCCATCAGGGCCCCGGCCGGTTCAGCCTCTTCCTGCAAAACGGCGGTTTCGAGCCGCCTCAGGTGCTGTGGAACTCGGACGCAGAGGGAGCGCAGCCCTTCTTCGCCGAGCTGAACACGCACACGCACGCCAACTGGGTGTTCACCGAGCCGGGTATCCATCAGGTGGCTTTGCGCGTGACCGTGCCGCTTCTCGACGGCGGAGAAACCTCCGCCACCAAGGTCATCACTTTTGCTGTCGGCGACGCCACCGACGTCAACGCCGCGCAGCAGGCGCAGTGGCAGGGCGATTTCCGCGCCGCCGCTGAGTCCGACGCGGGCGCGGGCCCGGGCGCCTCGGAGGCGTCGAACGCGTGGTGGCTGGCGGGCGCCGGCGTGCTCGTTCTCGTGGTCGTCGCCGTCGCGCTGGTGGCCGTGCGGCGCAAGGGTGGGCGTCGATGA
- a CDS encoding anchored repeat-type ABC transporter ATP-binding subunit has translation MSVLEVENLAVTLAGRPVIRDASLTVDAGEFVGLLGPNGAGKTTLMRSVLGLIPIDSGRVEVCGTSGRAVRELIGYVPQRHEVAWDFPIDVRTAVMGGRTGLIGFFRRPREADHAAVDEALERVRLTELSHRPIEELSGGQRQRVLVARALATRPTALLLDEPFTGLDIPSSEQLLDLFDELAGQGTAIVMSTHNLAEAVHACHRLVLFNRTVIAEGPRARLTVAQPWIDTFGVRPDSPLLSSVGVQA, from the coding sequence ATGAGCGTGCTAGAGGTTGAGAACCTGGCGGTAACTCTTGCTGGCAGGCCCGTGATCCGCGACGCCTCCCTCACGGTCGATGCGGGCGAGTTCGTCGGTCTGCTTGGACCGAATGGCGCAGGCAAAACGACGCTCATGCGCTCCGTGCTGGGGCTCATCCCGATCGACTCCGGCCGCGTCGAGGTGTGCGGGACATCGGGCCGTGCGGTGCGCGAGCTCATCGGATACGTGCCGCAGCGCCACGAGGTTGCGTGGGACTTCCCCATCGACGTGCGTACCGCCGTCATGGGCGGGCGCACCGGCCTGATCGGTTTTTTCCGCCGCCCGCGCGAAGCGGACCACGCCGCGGTCGACGAGGCCCTTGAGCGCGTGCGGCTCACCGAGCTGTCGCACCGCCCCATCGAAGAGCTCTCCGGCGGGCAACGCCAGCGCGTGCTCGTCGCGCGCGCTCTGGCCACGCGCCCCACGGCGCTGCTTCTCGACGAACCCTTCACCGGCCTCGACATCCCCAGCTCAGAGCAGCTACTCGACCTGTTCGACGAACTCGCCGGGCAGGGCACCGCGATCGTGATGTCCACCCACAACCTTGCAGAGGCCGTCCACGCCTGCCACCGTCTGGTGCTGTTTAACCGCACGGTTATCGCCGAGGGGCCGCGCGCGCGTTTGACGGTCGCGCAGCCGTGGATCGACACTTTCGGCGTGCGCCCCGACTCGCCCCTGTTATCCTCCGTGGGGGTGCAGGCCTAA
- a CDS encoding anchored repeat-type ABC transporter permease subunit — protein MLSPVEFVSDLANPALGFLPRALVISIIVAAVCGVVGTHVVLRGMAFIGDAVAHAVFPGIAIAFALEVSILAGGAVAGATVALLIAVFSQRRRVKEDTLIGIFFAASFALGLVIISRVQGYTGSLTSILFGSITGVSEADILVAFVVGVGVVTLLIALTPQLTALALDRETARAMNLPVLLLDVILYLAVTAAVVISLRTIGNILVLALLITPAATARLLTNRLPSMMALAALIGVGGSVLGLYLSWALDAPAGATIVLTLTAVFLLTWVANPVRFRSKVPA, from the coding sequence ATGCTCAGCCCTGTCGAGTTCGTCTCCGACCTCGCCAACCCCGCTCTCGGCTTCTTGCCGCGCGCTCTGGTCATCTCCATCATCGTCGCCGCGGTGTGCGGCGTGGTGGGAACACACGTGGTGCTGCGCGGCATGGCGTTCATTGGTGACGCCGTCGCCCACGCCGTCTTCCCCGGGATCGCGATCGCTTTCGCCCTCGAGGTGTCCATCCTGGCGGGCGGGGCCGTCGCCGGTGCGACGGTGGCGCTGCTCATCGCCGTGTTTTCCCAACGCCGCCGGGTGAAAGAAGACACGCTCATCGGCATCTTCTTCGCCGCCTCCTTCGCCCTCGGTCTGGTCATCATCTCGCGGGTGCAGGGCTACACCGGTTCGCTAACCAGCATCCTTTTCGGCTCCATCACGGGCGTGTCCGAGGCCGATATTCTGGTGGCCTTCGTCGTCGGGGTGGGCGTCGTCACGCTGCTCATCGCCCTGACCCCGCAGCTGACCGCCCTGGCCCTCGACCGCGAAACCGCGCGGGCGATGAACCTGCCTGTCTTGCTGCTCGATGTGATCCTCTATTTGGCTGTGACGGCCGCGGTGGTGATCTCGCTGCGCACCATCGGCAACATCCTCGTGCTTGCGCTGCTCATCACACCGGCCGCTACCGCGCGGCTGCTCACCAACCGACTGCCGTCGATGATGGCGCTCGCCGCCCTCATCGGCGTCGGCGGGTCTGTGCTCGGGCTGTATCTGTCCTGGGCCCTCGATGCGCCGGCCGGCGCGACGATCGTGCTCACCTTGACCGCCGTCTTTCTGCTCACCTGGGTTGCCAACCCCGTCCGATTCCGATCGAAAGTACCCGCATGA